A genomic window from Corynebacterium fournieri includes:
- a CDS encoding HNH endonuclease signature motif containing protein: MNFMSFVSAGVAVLADFDRDVAMAAGLSPGRVRDLARVHHAFYGPTRYTRKQAEALTLAEGMPIDQLILIEKKLRAVDDPAERWRIRLDLVRHRGAFRTLTKRIARLIKQPVKPPAAACRFTRSRAGMRTMIFTYNERDLADVEHTLRAMIDNTTPAGAQLADALMQLLRDGDTIPHATFRPIVLVPIADFARIHAGTGDDVTLTCTDGTTMTGADYLQHEFGDVLEVAAFHPQHGPVNLYQAERFANAKQKTMSKLCCPACAFPDCKHSAETTQTHHIRAWRYGGMTNMDNLAELCPFHNGVNADNQAGAFGYINNPNGRIRWVAPNGAQVPMTTPGAMELLFDPT; encoded by the coding sequence ATGAACTTTATGTCCTTTGTTTCCGCCGGTGTGGCGGTGCTTGCCGACTTCGACCGTGATGTGGCGATGGCCGCCGGGCTGTCGCCGGGTCGGGTGCGTGACCTGGCCCGGGTGCACCACGCGTTTTACGGCCCGACGCGCTACACCCGCAAACAAGCCGAAGCCCTCACGCTCGCTGAGGGCATGCCGATTGATCAGCTCATCCTGATTGAGAAGAAGCTGCGCGCCGTCGACGACCCTGCCGAGCGCTGGCGCATCCGCCTTGATTTGGTGCGCCACCGCGGGGCCTTTCGCACCTTGACCAAACGCATCGCACGGTTGATCAAACAACCGGTCAAACCCCCAGCCGCCGCGTGCCGGTTCACCCGCTCACGGGCCGGGATGCGCACCATGATTTTCACCTACAACGAACGCGACCTCGCCGATGTCGAACACACGCTTCGCGCCATGATCGACAACACCACCCCCGCCGGCGCCCAACTCGCCGACGCGCTGATGCAGCTTTTGCGCGACGGCGACACCATCCCGCACGCCACCTTCCGACCGATCGTGTTGGTGCCGATCGCGGACTTCGCGCGCATCCACGCCGGCACCGGCGACGACGTCACCCTCACCTGCACCGACGGCACCACCATGACCGGAGCGGACTACCTCCAGCATGAATTCGGCGACGTCCTCGAAGTCGCCGCGTTTCACCCCCAGCACGGCCCGGTCAACCTGTATCAGGCCGAGCGCTTCGCCAACGCGAAACAGAAGACGATGTCGAAGCTGTGCTGCCCGGCGTGTGCGTTTCCCGACTGCAAACACTCCGCCGAGACCACCCAGACCCACCACATCAGAGCGTGGCGCTACGGCGGGATGACCAACATGGACAACCTCGCCGAACTGTGCCCCTTCCACAACGGCGTCAACGCCGACAACCAAGCTGGCGCCTTCGGCTACATCAACAACCCGAACGGGCGCATCCGCTGGGTCGCTCCCAACGGCGCACAGGTGCCCATGACCACCCCCGGCGCCATGGAACTGCTTTTCGACCCCACCTAA
- a CDS encoding DEAD/DEAH box helicase translates to MVSTFGTELMGALERRHPAATITHVEHVPARQARYAEWPEWVEPRLKQLLVDENVSRPYLHQAQCAELAWQGTDVVVATGTSSGKSLGYQLPVLTALAQDPTACALYLTPTKALGSDQLQATLRMTRGAGLDGIHPAPYDGDTPAEARLGIREQTRYVFTNPDMLHAGLLGSHARWARLLRHLKYVVVDECHTYRGVFGANVALVLRRLLRIAKAYGSDPTLIYASATAADPAGQARRLSGREAVAVTDDAAPAGERTVVLWEPGFIEGAEGEGGAPVRYPATTEAASISAELLLQGARTLTFVRSRRAAETVAMRTQEHLVVAGRADMADRVAPYRAGYLAEDRRELERRLDEGELLGVASTNALELGIDVGGLDAVVMAGFPGTVASFRQQAGRAGRRGQGSVAVLVARDEPMDTYLVHHPQALLGTPVENSVFDPSNPFILRGHVYCAAVERPLSQADVDAFGARDVVDDLTASGLLRRRPAGWFAVPQLEGDISPESAHASVSLRGGVGEQVMVVDVTDGRLLGTVDAARAMSQVHDGAVYIHQGEYFVVQRLDLDDYVALVAPERPDYSTQARSTTDISLLGKPHELVNPSAGLWVASVDVEVVDRVTGYVVRLADGTVSEHIPLDLPEQRLVTRAVAYTIDPMVLEELGITAGEIPGALHAAEHAAIGLLPLLATCDRWDIGGVSTALHQDTMLPTVFVYDGHPGGAGFADEGFARFHEWIEATWETVRSCGCEDGCPSCVQSPKCGNGNQPLDKRAAQKLLGALVTMTAGTTAR, encoded by the coding sequence ATGGTTTCCACCTTCGGCACTGAGCTTATGGGCGCGCTCGAACGCCGCCACCCCGCGGCGACCATCACGCACGTCGAGCATGTCCCCGCACGTCAAGCGCGCTACGCCGAGTGGCCCGAGTGGGTGGAACCGCGGCTGAAGCAATTGCTTGTCGACGAAAATGTGTCCCGCCCCTACCTCCACCAAGCCCAATGCGCCGAGCTGGCCTGGCAGGGCACGGATGTGGTGGTAGCCACGGGGACGTCGTCGGGCAAGTCCCTGGGCTACCAGCTGCCGGTGCTTACCGCGCTGGCCCAAGACCCGACCGCGTGCGCGCTGTACCTGACCCCGACCAAGGCGCTGGGCTCGGACCAGCTGCAGGCCACGCTGCGCATGACCCGCGGCGCGGGGCTGGACGGCATCCACCCGGCGCCCTACGACGGGGACACGCCCGCAGAAGCCCGCTTAGGGATCCGGGAACAGACCCGCTACGTGTTTACCAACCCGGACATGCTGCACGCGGGCCTGCTGGGATCGCACGCCAGGTGGGCTCGGCTGCTGCGGCACTTGAAGTACGTGGTGGTCGACGAGTGCCACACCTACCGCGGGGTGTTCGGCGCGAACGTGGCGCTGGTGCTGCGCAGGCTTTTGCGCATCGCGAAAGCCTACGGGTCGGACCCGACGTTGATCTACGCCTCCGCCACCGCCGCGGACCCGGCGGGCCAGGCGCGCCGGCTCAGCGGGCGCGAGGCGGTGGCGGTGACCGACGACGCCGCCCCCGCCGGCGAGCGCACCGTCGTGCTGTGGGAGCCCGGGTTCATCGAGGGCGCCGAGGGCGAAGGCGGGGCGCCGGTGCGCTACCCCGCCACCACGGAGGCGGCCTCGATCTCCGCCGAACTTCTGCTGCAAGGCGCGCGGACGCTGACGTTCGTGAGGTCCCGGCGCGCCGCGGAGACGGTGGCGATGCGCACCCAGGAGCACCTGGTGGTGGCGGGCCGCGCCGACATGGCGGACCGGGTCGCGCCCTACCGCGCGGGCTACCTGGCGGAGGACCGCCGCGAGCTGGAGCGCCGCCTGGATGAAGGCGAGCTGCTCGGTGTCGCATCCACGAACGCGCTGGAGCTGGGCATCGACGTCGGCGGCTTGGACGCGGTGGTCATGGCTGGGTTCCCGGGCACGGTGGCGTCCTTCCGCCAGCAGGCGGGGCGTGCGGGCAGGCGCGGGCAGGGCTCGGTGGCGGTGCTGGTGGCGCGCGACGAGCCGATGGACACCTACCTGGTCCACCACCCGCAGGCGCTGCTGGGCACACCGGTGGAAAACAGCGTGTTCGACCCCTCCAACCCGTTTATCTTGCGCGGGCACGTCTACTGCGCGGCGGTGGAGCGCCCGCTTTCGCAGGCCGACGTCGACGCGTTCGGCGCGCGCGATGTGGTGGACGACCTGACTGCGTCGGGCCTGTTGCGCCGGCGTCCCGCGGGGTGGTTTGCGGTGCCGCAGCTCGAGGGCGACATCTCGCCCGAGTCGGCGCACGCCTCGGTCTCGCTGCGCGGCGGTGTCGGCGAGCAGGTGATGGTCGTGGATGTCACCGATGGGCGCCTTTTGGGCACCGTGGACGCCGCGCGCGCCATGAGCCAGGTCCACGACGGCGCGGTCTACATCCACCAGGGCGAGTACTTCGTGGTGCAACGCCTCGACCTGGACGACTACGTGGCACTGGTCGCGCCCGAGCGGCCCGACTACTCCACCCAGGCCCGCTCCACCACCGACATCTCCCTTCTGGGCAAGCCCCACGAGCTGGTGAACCCCTCGGCGGGGCTCTGGGTGGCCAGCGTGGATGTTGAGGTCGTCGACCGCGTCACCGGATACGTGGTGCGGCTCGCGGACGGCACCGTCAGCGAGCACATCCCCTTAGATCTGCCGGAGCAGCGCCTTGTCACCCGCGCGGTGGCCTACACCATCGACCCGATGGTGCTGGAGGAGCTGGGGATCACCGCCGGCGAGATCCCCGGTGCGCTGCACGCCGCCGAGCACGCGGCGATCGGGCTGCTGCCGCTTCTGGCCACCTGCGACCGGTGGGACATCGGCGGGGTGTCTACCGCCTTGCACCAGGACACGATGCTGCCCACCGTCTTCGTCTACGACGGCCACCCCGGGGGCGCGGGCTTCGCCGACGAAGGCTTCGCCCGTTTCCACGAATGGATCGAGGCCACCTGGGAGACCGTGCGCTCCTGCGGCTGCGAGGACGGCTGCCCGTCGTGCGTCCAGTCGCCGAAGTGCGGCAACGGCAACCAGCCGCTGGACAAGCGCGCCGCGCAGAAGCTGCTCGGCGCGCTTGTGACCATGACGGCGGGAACCACTGCCCGTTAG
- the topA gene encoding type I DNA topoisomerase encodes MTAGGKTLVIVESATKAKKIQKYLGDDYIVEASVGHIRDLPGRAADIPAKYKKEPWAKLGVNPEDGFTPIYVVDGDKKKKVSDLKAKLKQADKLLLATDPDREGEAIAWHLLETLKPKVPVERMVFNEITETAIREAAENTRELDMDLVDAQETRRILDRLYGYEVSPVLWKKVMPRLSAGRVQSVATRVIVERERERMAFISAEYWDLTASLVPRDAVKENQTEFDAKLVAVDAKRIAQGRDFDDRGRLKSEAVVVDKQKAHELADALGTASMRVTAVEEKPYSRKPYAPFMTSTLQQEAGRKLHFTSARTMRIAQRLYENGHITYMRTDSTSLSKQGLDAARSAARELYGANYVTDAPRIYDRKVKNSQEAHEAIRPAGERFATPGQLAGALDAEEFKLYELIWARTVASQMQDARGTSMKVTVAGDAAGEKCEFAATGRTVTFPGWLRAYADRQANETRLPQLAEGDELNTTKVTADGHSTNPPARYTEASLVKKMEELGIGRPSTYASIIKTIQDRGYVFVRGNALVPSWVAFSVVGLLENNFDALVDYDFTSSMEDELDEIAHGNQNRTKWLSGFYFGDADAKESMAQALARRGGLKHMIENNLESIDARKANSLKLFDDSEGRPVIVRVGRYGPYIERVVGEKDGEPEYQRANLPESATPDEITLEMAEKLFATPQSGRELGANPANGRTVVAKEGRFGPYVTELVRDDERSVAEARAEEIIAAERAEEDKQRAEEGKRAKNWETKTAAAQKEKRMAQLVDEQLKPATASLFSSMEPATVTFDEAMQLLSLPREVGVDPADGEVITAQNGRYGPYLKKGSDSRSLASEDQIFSITLEEARRIYAEPKRRGRAAAKPPLKMLGDNDVSGKPMSIKDGRFGPYVTDGETNASLQRGDTPETMTDQRANELLSARRAREAENGGKKATKKKSTKKKAAKKATKPKKTTKRVVKARKR; translated from the coding sequence GTGACTGCAGGCGGCAAGACTCTGGTCATCGTGGAGTCCGCGACGAAGGCGAAGAAGATACAGAAGTATCTGGGCGACGATTACATCGTCGAGGCCTCCGTCGGGCACATCCGCGACCTTCCTGGCCGCGCCGCCGACATCCCGGCGAAGTATAAGAAGGAACCGTGGGCGAAACTCGGCGTGAACCCCGAAGACGGCTTCACGCCCATCTACGTCGTCGACGGCGACAAGAAAAAGAAGGTCTCGGACCTGAAAGCCAAGCTCAAGCAGGCCGACAAGCTGCTGCTAGCAACAGACCCGGACCGCGAAGGCGAAGCCATCGCCTGGCACCTGCTGGAAACGCTCAAACCCAAGGTGCCGGTGGAGCGCATGGTGTTCAACGAGATCACCGAAACCGCCATCCGCGAAGCCGCCGAAAACACCCGAGAGCTGGACATGGACCTCGTCGACGCGCAGGAGACCCGCCGCATCCTGGACCGCCTCTACGGCTACGAGGTCTCCCCGGTGCTGTGGAAGAAGGTCATGCCGCGCCTGTCCGCAGGCCGCGTGCAATCCGTGGCCACCCGCGTGATCGTGGAACGCGAACGCGAGCGCATGGCGTTCATCTCCGCCGAATACTGGGACTTGACGGCCTCGCTCGTTCCTCGCGATGCCGTCAAGGAGAACCAGACCGAATTCGACGCCAAGCTCGTCGCCGTCGACGCCAAGCGCATCGCCCAGGGCCGCGACTTCGACGACCGGGGGCGGTTGAAGAGCGAAGCTGTTGTCGTCGACAAGCAAAAAGCCCACGAGCTCGCCGACGCTTTGGGCACGGCATCCATGCGCGTGACCGCGGTGGAGGAAAAACCGTACTCGCGCAAGCCCTACGCGCCGTTTATGACCTCCACCCTGCAGCAGGAAGCCGGGCGCAAACTGCACTTCACCTCCGCGCGCACCATGCGCATCGCGCAGCGGCTGTACGAAAACGGCCACATCACCTACATGCGTACAGACTCGACCTCCCTGTCCAAGCAGGGCCTCGACGCCGCACGCTCCGCCGCGCGCGAACTCTACGGCGCAAACTACGTCACCGACGCCCCACGCATCTACGACCGCAAGGTGAAAAACTCGCAGGAAGCCCACGAAGCCATCCGCCCCGCCGGCGAGCGCTTCGCCACCCCCGGCCAGCTCGCCGGGGCGTTGGACGCAGAGGAGTTCAAGCTCTACGAGCTGATCTGGGCGCGCACCGTCGCCTCCCAGATGCAAGACGCACGCGGGACCTCCATGAAGGTCACAGTCGCCGGCGACGCCGCAGGGGAGAAGTGCGAATTCGCCGCCACCGGCCGCACCGTCACCTTCCCCGGCTGGCTGCGCGCCTACGCCGACCGCCAAGCCAACGAAACCCGCCTGCCGCAGCTTGCCGAAGGCGACGAGCTGAACACCACCAAGGTCACCGCGGACGGCCACTCCACCAACCCGCCGGCGCGCTACACCGAAGCGTCGCTGGTGAAGAAGATGGAAGAGCTCGGCATTGGGCGCCCGTCGACCTACGCCTCCATCATCAAAACCATCCAGGACCGCGGCTACGTCTTCGTCCGCGGCAACGCCCTGGTGCCGTCCTGGGTCGCGTTTTCCGTGGTGGGGCTGTTGGAGAACAACTTCGACGCTCTGGTGGACTACGACTTCACCTCCTCGATGGAAGACGAGCTCGACGAGATCGCCCACGGCAACCAAAACCGCACGAAGTGGCTGTCCGGCTTCTACTTCGGCGACGCCGACGCCAAGGAATCCATGGCGCAGGCGCTCGCGCGCCGCGGCGGGCTGAAGCACATGATCGAGAACAACCTCGAATCCATCGACGCGCGCAAGGCCAACTCGCTGAAGCTTTTCGACGACTCCGAAGGCCGCCCCGTCATCGTCCGCGTCGGCCGCTACGGCCCCTACATCGAACGCGTGGTGGGCGAGAAAGACGGCGAGCCCGAGTACCAGCGCGCTAACCTGCCCGAATCCGCCACCCCGGACGAGATCACCCTCGAGATGGCGGAGAAGCTCTTCGCCACCCCGCAGTCCGGCCGCGAGCTCGGCGCCAACCCCGCCAACGGCCGCACCGTCGTGGCCAAGGAGGGCCGCTTCGGCCCCTACGTCACAGAGCTCGTGCGTGACGACGAGCGTTCCGTCGCCGAAGCCCGCGCCGAAGAAATCATCGCCGCCGAGCGCGCCGAAGAGGACAAGCAGCGAGCCGAGGAAGGCAAGCGCGCCAAGAACTGGGAGACCAAAACGGCCGCCGCGCAGAAGGAAAAGCGCATGGCCCAGCTGGTGGACGAGCAGCTCAAGCCCGCCACCGCCTCCCTGTTTTCCTCGATGGAGCCGGCTACTGTCACCTTCGACGAGGCGATGCAGCTGCTGTCCCTGCCGCGCGAAGTCGGCGTCGACCCAGCCGACGGGGAAGTGATCACCGCTCAAAACGGCCGCTACGGCCCGTACCTGAAGAAGGGCTCCGACTCGCGCTCGCTGGCTTCGGAGGACCAAATCTTCTCCATCACCCTGGAGGAGGCGCGCCGCATCTACGCCGAACCGAAGCGCCGCGGCCGCGCCGCCGCGAAGCCGCCGCTGAAGATGCTCGGCGACAACGACGTCTCCGGCAAGCCCATGAGCATCAAGGACGGCCGCTTCGGCCCGTACGTCACCGACGGCGAAACCAACGCGTCCCTGCAGCGCGGCGACACCCCGGAGACCATGACGGACCAGCGCGCCAACGAGCTGCTGTCCGCACGCCGCGCCCGCGAGGCCGAAAACGGCGGCAAGAAGGCGACGAAGAAGAAGTCCACCAAGAAAAAGGCCGCGAAGAAGGCGACGAAGCCGAAGAAAACCACCAAGCGCGTGGTCAAGGCCCGCAAGCGCTAA
- a CDS encoding DNA polymerase III subunit delta' has product MTTRSVSERLAGTPAVRDTIMSAAKAARLGDGYAMTHAWLFTGPPGAGRSQAALAFAAALMCTDPDEIGCGRCEACHLALAGTHTDLLHVVPQRVNIPVEYVRRTIVPQAARLPTVAPWRVIIIENADRLNTDAADALLKTVEEPPEHTVIIMCAPSTDPQDFSQTLRSRCRHLYVPAPTEDEVVRILVDEEGASEHDARLAAAATMRHVGRARLLVRSEKVQQRRSMAINLAELVFHGAQAFQAVGALVKAAESEAVEAHKAEDEAERAKLENALGMGAKGKGAARALGGVASSIKALEEEQKKRGTRRKRDMFDLVLVDLAGVYRDAMIIQSGADLPLIHPDYEGLAREIAERTTADGLVECQEAIAQCRLRLAQQVQPAVAFNGMLGRIRLACNVR; this is encoded by the coding sequence GTGACTACCCGCAGCGTCAGCGAGCGCCTCGCCGGCACCCCGGCGGTGCGCGACACGATCATGTCTGCAGCCAAGGCTGCGAGGCTTGGCGACGGCTACGCCATGACCCACGCCTGGCTTTTCACCGGCCCTCCGGGCGCGGGCCGTTCTCAGGCCGCCCTGGCGTTCGCTGCGGCGCTGATGTGCACGGACCCGGACGAGATCGGCTGCGGGCGCTGCGAGGCGTGCCACCTGGCGTTGGCCGGCACGCACACGGATCTGCTGCACGTGGTGCCGCAGCGGGTGAACATCCCGGTGGAGTACGTACGCCGCACGATCGTGCCGCAGGCGGCGCGCTTGCCCACGGTGGCGCCGTGGCGCGTGATCATCATCGAAAACGCCGACCGTTTGAACACTGACGCCGCCGACGCGCTGCTGAAGACGGTGGAGGAACCGCCGGAGCACACCGTGATCATCATGTGCGCGCCCTCGACGGACCCGCAGGACTTCTCGCAGACGCTGCGTTCGCGCTGCCGCCACCTGTACGTGCCGGCGCCGACGGAGGACGAGGTGGTGCGCATCCTGGTGGACGAGGAGGGGGCCAGCGAGCACGATGCCCGCCTCGCGGCCGCGGCGACCATGCGGCACGTGGGCCGCGCCCGCCTTCTGGTGCGCTCCGAGAAGGTGCAACAGCGCCGTTCCATGGCCATCAACTTGGCGGAGCTGGTCTTCCACGGCGCGCAGGCGTTCCAAGCCGTCGGCGCGCTGGTGAAGGCGGCGGAAAGCGAGGCCGTGGAGGCGCACAAAGCCGAAGACGAGGCCGAGCGGGCGAAGCTGGAAAACGCCCTCGGCATGGGCGCGAAGGGCAAAGGCGCGGCGAGGGCGTTGGGGGGCGTGGCGTCGTCGATAAAAGCGCTCGAAGAGGAGCAGAAGAAGCGCGGCACGCGCCGCAAGCGCGACATGTTCGACCTGGTGCTGGTGGATTTGGCCGGGGTGTACCGCGACGCCATGATCATCCAGTCCGGCGCCGACTTGCCGCTGATCCACCCGGACTACGAGGGTCTGGCCCGCGAGATCGCCGAGCGCACCACCGCGGACGGCCTGGTGGAGTGTCAGGAGGCGATTGCGCAGTGCCGGCTGCGGCTGGCGCAGCAGGTGCAGCCGGCGGTGGCGTTCAACGGCATGCTCGGCCGCATCCGGCTCGCCTGCAACGTGCGTTGA
- a CDS encoding DedA family protein: protein MVDSLINFLHTLMAMPVFYPIVTVLIVADALAPVVPSETVLNLAGAFSASRGVPSVWGVIFAAIIGGIIGDNICFALGGKLIHRVEALDPESKAGQAIRWVRRNMNRGAGATIIVARFLPWARWVATIVLGSVRYNWFKFFFFDTVGVIVWALLSVGVGYLGGRILQDYPLLAMLLGVALGSMVGFVIQKAQNRLAEWRDVRQGISAT, encoded by the coding sequence GTGGTCGATTCCCTGATCAATTTCCTGCACACGCTCATGGCGATGCCGGTGTTTTACCCCATCGTCACCGTCCTCATCGTCGCGGACGCCCTGGCACCGGTGGTGCCGTCGGAGACGGTGCTGAACTTGGCCGGCGCGTTTTCCGCGTCCCGCGGCGTGCCCAGCGTGTGGGGGGTCATCTTCGCCGCGATCATCGGCGGGATCATCGGCGACAACATCTGCTTCGCGCTCGGCGGCAAGCTCATCCACCGCGTCGAGGCCCTAGACCCGGAATCCAAGGCGGGCCAGGCGATCCGGTGGGTGCGGCGCAACATGAACCGCGGCGCGGGCGCGACCATCATCGTGGCCCGCTTTTTGCCGTGGGCGCGGTGGGTGGCCACGATCGTGCTGGGGTCGGTGCGCTACAACTGGTTCAAGTTCTTCTTCTTCGACACCGTCGGCGTGATCGTCTGGGCGCTGCTCAGCGTCGGTGTGGGCTACCTCGGCGGGCGCATCCTGCAGGACTACCCGCTGCTGGCCATGCTGCTGGGTGTGGCGCTGGGCTCGATGGTGGGTTTTGTCATCCAGAAGGCGCAGAACAGGCTGGCGGAGTGGCGCGACGTGCGCCAGGGCATCAGCGCCACATAA
- a CDS encoding cold-shock protein, producing MATGTVKWFNAEKGFGFIAPDDGSSDVFVHYSEIQGSGFRTLEENQQVEFEVGEGAKGPQAQQVRAI from the coding sequence ATGGCAACCGGCACCGTTAAGTGGTTCAACGCCGAAAAGGGCTTCGGCTTCATCGCCCCGGACGACGGCTCCTCCGACGTCTTTGTCCACTACTCCGAGATTCAGGGCTCGGGCTTCCGCACCTTGGAGGAAAACCAGCAGGTCGAGTTCGAGGTCGGCGAGGGCGCAAAGGGTCCGCAGGCGCAGCAGGTGCGCGCGATCTAG
- a CDS encoding adenylate/guanylate cyclase domain-containing protein: protein MERFWRELRWLWGTSWPLYAATVLGTNVLAAIGSMLFVRYLIPMPEVQELDFDGQLGAIGVIYAAVAVVLGVVVTLYLFRPVLEWQRHPEGHDPNMVRHLVMRLPVLQTIIVVGVWGIGTAIVTVGAWRVDVRLATVVLATAALTTFVTAVLTYLQAERLVRPIAASALARRFEDSTLQPPIKWQLYLTWFTTSAVPMVGVLLLTIAQRYGYFGGTVGELTSAIVALITAGMVTGFVGTALVIMSVVDPIKELQSAINRVRRGEQNTQVDIYDGSEIGVLQAGFNEMMKGLRDRQRVRDIFGQYVGAEVAQKALEEVPELGGEERRVAVLFIDVVGSTTYAVDHTPEEVVAALNDFFDVVVEVVHRNKGVINKFQGDAALAVFGAPASLHDATSHALQAARELQRDLAGLELKAGIGVASGHVVAGHVGGSDRFEYTVIGDAVNGAARLTDMAKDTPGMVLTNAATLRAANEVEQQRWTLMKSVELRGRGKMTQLARPVRSTMADRA, encoded by the coding sequence ATGGAACGATTCTGGCGCGAGCTGCGGTGGCTCTGGGGCACGTCATGGCCCCTGTATGCCGCGACCGTGCTAGGCACAAACGTGCTGGCAGCGATCGGGTCGATGCTGTTCGTGCGCTACCTCATCCCCATGCCGGAAGTACAAGAGCTCGACTTCGACGGGCAACTGGGCGCAATCGGCGTGATCTACGCCGCCGTCGCGGTCGTGCTCGGCGTGGTGGTCACCCTCTACCTGTTCCGCCCCGTGCTGGAGTGGCAGCGCCACCCCGAAGGCCACGACCCGAACATGGTGCGCCACCTGGTCATGCGGCTGCCGGTGCTGCAAACCATCATCGTGGTCGGGGTGTGGGGCATCGGCACCGCCATCGTGACCGTTGGCGCTTGGCGGGTGGACGTCCGCCTGGCCACCGTGGTCCTCGCCACCGCCGCGCTGACCACCTTCGTCACCGCCGTTTTGACCTACCTGCAGGCCGAGCGCCTCGTGCGCCCCATCGCCGCCTCCGCGCTGGCGCGCCGCTTCGAGGACTCGACCCTGCAGCCGCCGATCAAGTGGCAGCTGTACCTGACGTGGTTCACCACCTCCGCCGTGCCGATGGTGGGCGTGCTGCTGCTGACCATCGCGCAGCGCTACGGCTACTTCGGCGGCACCGTCGGCGAGCTCACCTCCGCGATCGTGGCGCTGATCACCGCCGGCATGGTCACCGGGTTCGTGGGCACCGCGCTGGTGATCATGAGCGTGGTGGATCCGATCAAGGAGCTGCAGTCCGCCATCAACCGGGTGCGCCGCGGCGAGCAGAACACCCAGGTGGACATTTACGACGGCTCCGAAATCGGCGTGCTCCAGGCCGGGTTCAACGAGATGATGAAGGGCCTGCGCGACCGCCAGCGCGTGCGCGACATCTTCGGCCAGTACGTCGGCGCCGAGGTGGCGCAAAAGGCGCTGGAGGAGGTGCCGGAGCTCGGCGGCGAGGAGCGCAGGGTCGCGGTGCTGTTCATCGACGTTGTCGGGTCCACCACCTACGCCGTCGACCACACTCCCGAGGAGGTCGTGGCGGCGTTGAACGACTTCTTCGACGTGGTGGTCGAGGTTGTGCACCGCAACAAGGGCGTGATTAACAAGTTCCAGGGCGACGCGGCGTTGGCCGTGTTCGGCGCGCCCGCCTCGCTTCACGACGCTACCTCGCACGCCCTCCAGGCCGCCCGCGAACTCCAGCGCGATTTAGCCGGGCTGGAGCTCAAGGCCGGCATCGGCGTGGCCTCCGGGCACGTGGTGGCCGGCCACGTCGGCGGTTCCGACCGGTTCGAGTACACCGTCATCGGCGACGCGGTCAACGGTGCCGCGCGCCTGACCGACATGGCCAAGGACACCCCGGGGATGGTGCTCACCAATGCCGCCACCCTGCGCGCCGCCAACGAGGTGGAGCAGCAGCGCTGGACCCTGATGAAGTCGGTGGAGCTGCGCGGCCGCGGCAAGATGACGCAGCTGGCGCGCCCGGTGCGCTCCACCATGGCGGATCGCGCGTAG